In Xanthomonas sacchari, a genomic segment contains:
- a CDS encoding MetQ/NlpA family ABC transporter substrate-binding protein, protein MTKLPFRLLLAGAVLALGACGKPDAGAASDHLSVAATAVPHAEILEVVKPMLEQQGVTLDVRVFNDYVQPNDQVVQKQIDVNYFQTEPYLQAYNRDRKSNLVTVVGVHIEPFGAYSRRYKSLDALPQGADVVIPNDPSNNSRALILLDKAGVIKLKDPSNALSTQRDIVANPKQLKFRELDSAMLPRVLDQVDLALINTNYALDAGLNPTRDALAIESKDSPYVNFLVARPDNKDDPRVQKLAKALTSPEVKAFIQRKYQGAVLPAF, encoded by the coding sequence ATGACCAAACTCCCGTTCCGTCTCCTGCTCGCCGGCGCCGTGCTCGCCCTGGGCGCCTGCGGCAAGCCCGATGCCGGTGCCGCCAGCGACCACCTCAGCGTCGCCGCCACCGCGGTGCCGCATGCCGAGATCCTGGAGGTGGTCAAGCCGATGCTGGAGCAGCAGGGCGTGACCCTGGACGTGCGCGTGTTCAACGACTACGTGCAGCCCAACGACCAGGTGGTGCAGAAGCAGATCGACGTGAACTACTTCCAGACCGAGCCCTACCTGCAGGCCTACAACCGCGACCGCAAGAGCAACCTGGTCACCGTGGTCGGCGTGCACATCGAGCCGTTCGGCGCCTACTCGCGCCGCTACAAGTCGCTGGACGCGCTGCCGCAGGGCGCCGACGTGGTGATCCCCAACGACCCCAGCAACAACAGCCGCGCGCTGATCCTGCTCGACAAGGCGGGTGTCATCAAGCTCAAGGATCCGAGCAACGCGCTGTCCACCCAGCGCGACATCGTCGCCAACCCCAAGCAGCTGAAGTTCCGCGAACTGGATTCGGCGATGCTGCCGCGGGTGCTGGACCAGGTCGACCTGGCGCTGATCAACACCAACTACGCGCTGGACGCCGGGCTCAATCCGACCCGCGACGCGCTGGCGATCGAGAGCAAGGACTCGCCGTACGTGAACTTCCTGGTCGCGCGTCCCGACAACAAGGACGATCCGCGCGTGCAGAAGCTGGCCAAGGCGCTGACCAGCCCGGAAGTGAAGGCCTTCATCCAGCGCAAGTACCAGGGCGCGGTGCTGCCGGCGTTCTGA
- a CDS encoding methionine ABC transporter permease, giving the protein MMPFATAATGFFRNLDAGKWSEIGRATVDTLLMLGGSLPLTLLIGLPLGVLLFLTGPRQTHQKPLLYSGLALVINVLRSVPFIILMIAMIPLTLWAMGTSLGVRGAILPLVVGAAPFYARLVETALREVDRGVVEASLAMGATTWQLVTRVLLPEARPGLIAGATVTTIALIGFTAMGGAIGSGGLGDLAYRDGYQRSHADVALVTVVILLLLVQALQMLGDRLVAHYSRR; this is encoded by the coding sequence ATGATGCCTTTCGCCACCGCCGCCACCGGCTTCTTCCGCAATCTCGATGCCGGCAAGTGGAGCGAGATCGGCCGCGCTACCGTCGATACGCTGCTGATGCTCGGCGGCTCGCTGCCGCTGACCCTGCTGATCGGCCTGCCGCTGGGCGTGCTGCTGTTCCTCACCGGTCCGCGCCAGACCCACCAGAAGCCGCTGCTGTACAGCGGCCTGGCGCTGGTCATCAACGTGCTGCGCTCGGTGCCCTTCATCATCCTGATGATCGCGATGATCCCGCTGACGCTGTGGGCGATGGGCACCTCGCTGGGCGTGCGCGGCGCGATCCTGCCGCTGGTGGTCGGCGCGGCGCCGTTCTACGCGCGGCTGGTGGAGACCGCGCTGCGCGAAGTCGACCGCGGCGTGGTCGAGGCCAGCCTGGCGATGGGCGCGACCACCTGGCAACTGGTGACGCGGGTGCTGCTGCCGGAGGCGCGGCCGGGCCTGATCGCCGGCGCCACGGTGACCACCATCGCCCTGATCGGCTTCACCGCGATGGGCGGCGCGATCGGCTCCGGCGGCCTCGGCGACCTGGCTTACCGCGACGGCTACCAGCGCTCGCATGCCGACGTGGCCCTGGTGACGGTGGTGATCCTGCTGCTGTTGGTGCAGGCGCTGCAGATGCTCGGCGACCGCCTGGTCGCGCACTACAGCCGGCGGTGA
- a CDS encoding methionine ABC transporter ATP-binding protein, translated as MIQFERLHKSYSVAGQPVVALHPLDLRIDAGEVFGIIGHSGAGKSTLIRLINRLEEPSGGRLLIDGEDVTALDRAGLRTLRQRVGMIFQHFNLLSSRTVAGNVAFPLELAGTPRAEIDARVAELLARVGLAAHAGKYPAQLSGGQKQRVGIARALATRPRILLCDEATSALDPQTTASVLALLAQINRELGLTIVLITHEMEVIRRVCDRVAVLDAGRLVESGPVTEVFLHPRHPTTKRFVSEAEHVDEGELHRDLAAVEGRILRLTFLGVDTYAPLLGRIARATAVDYNILSGRIDRIKDTPYGQLTVALVGGDMDAAQAEFVAAGVHVQELRR; from the coding sequence TTGATCCAGTTCGAGCGCCTGCACAAGTCCTATTCCGTCGCCGGCCAGCCGGTCGTGGCGCTGCATCCGCTCGATCTGCGCATCGACGCCGGCGAGGTGTTCGGCATCATCGGCCATTCCGGCGCCGGCAAGTCGACCCTGATCCGGCTGATCAACCGGCTCGAGGAGCCCAGCGGCGGCCGCCTGCTCATCGACGGCGAAGACGTCACCGCGCTGGACCGCGCCGGGCTGCGCACGCTGCGCCAGCGCGTGGGCATGATCTTCCAGCACTTCAACCTGCTGTCCTCGCGCACGGTCGCCGGCAACGTCGCCTTCCCGCTGGAACTGGCGGGCACGCCGCGCGCGGAGATCGACGCGCGGGTGGCCGAGCTGCTGGCGCGGGTCGGGCTGGCCGCGCACGCCGGCAAGTACCCGGCGCAGCTGTCGGGCGGGCAGAAGCAGCGCGTCGGCATCGCCCGCGCCCTGGCTACGCGCCCGCGCATCCTGCTGTGCGACGAGGCCACCAGTGCGCTGGACCCGCAGACCACCGCCTCGGTGCTGGCGCTACTGGCGCAGATCAACCGCGAGCTGGGCCTGACCATCGTGCTGATCACCCACGAGATGGAAGTGATCCGCCGCGTCTGCGACCGCGTGGCCGTGCTCGATGCCGGGCGCCTGGTCGAGAGCGGGCCGGTCACCGAGGTGTTCCTGCATCCGCGGCATCCGACCACCAAGCGCTTCGTCTCCGAGGCCGAGCATGTCGACGAGGGCGAATTGCACCGCGACCTCGCCGCGGTGGAGGGGCGCATCCTGCGGCTGACCTTCCTCGGCGTCGATACCTATGCGCCGCTGCTCGGGCGCATCGCTCGCGCCACCGCGGTGGACTACAACATCCTGTCCGGGCGCATCGACCGGATCAAGGACACCCCCTACGGCCAGCTCACCGTGGCCCTGGTCGGTGGCGACATGGATGCGGCGCAGGCCGAATTCGTCGCTGCCGGCGTGCATGTGCAGGAACTGCGCCGATGA
- a CDS encoding DMT family transporter: MPTSRSNAVAAAWMIAAVAFFSLMDASMKQLSAHYPALQVAALRGGASLPFVLLWVLASAGPRAILPVRWGLQLLRGVLGIAMIGCFAWALRSLPLSTAYTIYFVAPLLVAALSVPLLGEYVGPRRWAAIGVGLVGVLVVLRPGMDGFVSLPGLMVLLAAVAYAVASVLVSLLTRTDTPQSLVVWFLLIMALGAGALALPDWTPLRAADGGWIAGMGLAGALGQVALTQAFRRGDASLVAPLEYSGLLWVIPWDWLLWRKLPDAWTWVGGAIIVASGLYLLHRERIRAVAHPPPQARP, from the coding sequence ATGCCCACCTCCCGTTCCAATGCCGTCGCCGCCGCGTGGATGATCGCCGCGGTCGCGTTCTTTTCGCTGATGGATGCGTCGATGAAGCAGCTCAGCGCGCACTACCCGGCGCTGCAGGTCGCGGCGCTGCGCGGTGGCGCCTCGCTGCCGTTCGTGCTGCTGTGGGTGCTGGCCAGCGCCGGGCCACGCGCGATCCTGCCGGTGCGCTGGGGGCTGCAGCTGCTGCGCGGCGTGCTGGGCATCGCCATGATCGGCTGCTTCGCCTGGGCCTTGCGCAGCCTGCCGCTGTCCACCGCCTACACCATCTACTTCGTCGCGCCGCTGCTGGTGGCGGCGCTGTCGGTGCCGCTGCTCGGCGAGTACGTGGGCCCGCGGCGCTGGGCGGCGATCGGCGTCGGCCTGGTCGGCGTGCTGGTGGTGCTGCGCCCCGGCATGGACGGGTTCGTCTCGCTGCCGGGGCTGATGGTGCTGCTGGCGGCCGTCGCCTATGCGGTGGCCTCGGTGCTGGTCAGCCTGTTGACGCGCACCGACACGCCGCAGTCGCTGGTGGTGTGGTTCCTGCTGATCATGGCGCTGGGCGCCGGTGCCCTGGCGTTGCCGGACTGGACGCCGCTGCGCGCGGCCGATGGCGGCTGGATCGCCGGCATGGGCCTGGCCGGGGCGCTGGGCCAGGTGGCGCTGACCCAGGCGTTCCGCCGCGGCGACGCCTCGCTGGTGGCGCCGCTGGAGTACAGCGGCCTGCTGTGGGTGATCCCCTGGGACTGGCTGCTGTGGCGCAAGCTGCCCGATGCCTGGACCTGGGTGGGTGGGGCGATCATCGTCGCCAGCGGCCTGTACCTGCTGCACCGCGAGCGGATCCGCGCGGTGGCGCATCCGCCGCCGCAGGCGCGGCCCTAG
- a CDS encoding YajQ family cyclic di-GMP-binding protein, with translation MPSFDIVSEVDKHELTNAVDQANRELANRFDFKGVDAKFELDDQVIAQSAPSDFQVKQMTDILRARLLARGIDVRCLEFGDMETNLAGARQKITVKQGIEQKLGKKIVATLKEAKLKVEAQINGDKLRVSGKKRDDLQDAIALLKKSDFELPLQFDNFRD, from the coding sequence ATGCCTTCCTTCGATATCGTTTCCGAGGTCGACAAGCACGAGCTGACCAATGCCGTGGACCAGGCCAACCGCGAACTGGCCAACCGCTTCGACTTCAAGGGCGTGGACGCCAAGTTCGAACTCGACGACCAGGTCATCGCGCAGTCGGCGCCCAGCGACTTCCAGGTCAAGCAGATGACCGACATCCTGCGCGCGCGCCTGCTGGCGCGCGGCATCGACGTGCGCTGCCTGGAGTTCGGCGACATGGAGACCAACCTCGCCGGCGCGCGGCAGAAGATCACCGTCAAGCAGGGCATCGAGCAGAAGCTGGGCAAGAAGATCGTCGCCACGCTCAAGGAGGCCAAGCTGAAGGTGGAAGCGCAGATCAACGGCGACAAGCTGCGGGTCAGCGGCAAGAAACGCGACGACCTGCAGGACGCGATCGCGCTGCTGAAGAAAAGCGATTTCGAGCTGCCGCTGCAGTTCGACAACTTCCGCGACTGA
- the salA gene encoding salicylate 1-monooxygenase yields MNPASPLRIGIVGGGIAGVGLALGLCRHRHLDVQLFESAPAFGEIGAGVSFGPNAVRALAGLGMGEPYAELADRTPAPWQDVWFEWRRGEDARLLGQTLAPGVGQSSVHRADFLDALATRLPFGLARFGKRAVAVEQDADAVRVRFADGSQYEGDVLIAADGIKSALRGEVLRALGHAPAAPRFTGTCAYRGLIDAARLRAAFAARGVDAHLVDVPQMLLGLDAHILTFPVKQGRLINVVAFVSDRSDPSPQWRTGQAWVREASRREMLEAFAHWGEAARTLLECIDTPTHWALHDLAELPGYVHGRLALIGDAAHAMLPHQGAGAGQGLEDAYFLAQLLATPGLRRGDLPALLQVYERLRLPRACRVQRTSREAGELYELRDPQAGADDARLAQTLAQRFDWIWAHDLEAEVAQGRRMLAAGVAAGA; encoded by the coding sequence ATGAATCCTGCATCCCCCCTGCGCATCGGCATCGTCGGCGGCGGCATCGCCGGCGTCGGCCTGGCCCTGGGCCTGTGCCGCCACCGCCATCTCGACGTGCAATTGTTCGAATCGGCGCCGGCGTTCGGCGAGATCGGCGCCGGCGTCTCGTTCGGACCCAATGCGGTGCGCGCGCTGGCCGGCCTGGGCATGGGCGAGCCCTATGCCGAGCTCGCCGACCGCACCCCCGCGCCGTGGCAGGACGTGTGGTTCGAATGGCGCCGCGGCGAGGACGCGCGGCTGCTCGGGCAGACCCTGGCGCCCGGCGTTGGCCAGTCGTCGGTGCATCGCGCCGACTTCCTCGACGCACTGGCCACGCGCCTGCCGTTCGGGCTGGCCCGCTTCGGCAAGCGCGCGGTCGCCGTGGAGCAGGACGCCGACGCGGTACGCGTGCGCTTCGCCGACGGCAGCCAGTACGAAGGCGACGTGCTGATCGCCGCCGACGGCATCAAGTCGGCCTTGCGCGGCGAGGTGCTGCGCGCGCTCGGCCACGCGCCGGCGGCGCCGCGCTTCACCGGCACCTGCGCCTATCGCGGCCTGATCGACGCGGCGCGCTTGCGTGCCGCCTTCGCCGCGCGCGGCGTGGACGCGCACCTGGTCGACGTGCCGCAGATGCTGCTGGGCCTGGACGCGCACATCCTCACCTTCCCGGTGAAGCAGGGCCGGCTGATCAACGTGGTCGCCTTCGTCTCCGACCGCAGCGACCCGTCACCGCAGTGGCGCACCGGCCAGGCCTGGGTACGCGAGGCCAGCCGTCGCGAGATGCTGGAGGCGTTCGCGCACTGGGGCGAGGCCGCGCGCACGCTGCTGGAGTGCATCGACACGCCCACCCACTGGGCGCTGCACGATCTGGCCGAACTGCCCGGCTACGTGCACGGGCGGCTGGCGCTGATCGGCGACGCCGCGCACGCCATGCTGCCGCACCAGGGCGCCGGCGCCGGGCAGGGCCTGGAAGACGCCTATTTCCTGGCGCAACTGCTGGCCACGCCTGGCCTGCGCCGCGGCGACCTGCCGGCGCTGTTGCAGGTCTACGAGCGCTTGCGCCTGCCGCGTGCTTGCCGCGTGCAGCGCACCTCTCGCGAGGCCGGCGAGCTGTACGAACTGCGCGATCCGCAGGCCGGTGCCGACGATGCGCGGCTGGCGCAGACCCTGGCGCAGCGCTTCGACTGGATCTGGGCGCACGACCTGGAAGCCGAGGTGGCGCAGGGGCGGCGGATGCTGGCCGCGGGCGTCGCCGCTGGCGCCTAG
- a CDS encoding alpha/beta fold hydrolase, which translates to MQTYLLLHGSWHDGHAWDGVADHLRAHGVQVHAPTIAGHGAGADKRVSHADCVASVVDYVRRHDLRDLVVLGHSWGGSIVQRLAEEEPERCKRLVFHNAFVLRDGEALFDLLPPHYQALWKNAVDADGGIMLPFPIWRDGFIGDADLAQAQQAYARLSPTPARSHFDAVPLKRFHDLQIPRSWLYATDDVALPPGEYGWHPRLSARLGAYRLVSLPGSHEVCFSAPARLAEKILLAGRD; encoded by the coding sequence ATGCAAACCTATCTGTTGCTGCACGGTTCCTGGCACGACGGCCACGCCTGGGACGGCGTCGCCGACCACTTGCGCGCGCACGGCGTGCAGGTGCATGCGCCGACCATCGCCGGGCATGGCGCCGGCGCCGACAAGCGCGTCTCCCACGCCGACTGCGTGGCCTCGGTGGTGGACTACGTGCGCCGCCACGACCTGCGCGACCTGGTCGTGCTCGGCCACAGCTGGGGCGGCAGCATCGTGCAGCGCCTGGCCGAGGAGGAGCCGGAGCGCTGCAAACGCCTGGTGTTCCACAACGCCTTCGTGCTGCGCGACGGCGAGGCGCTGTTCGACCTGCTGCCGCCGCATTACCAGGCGCTGTGGAAGAACGCGGTCGATGCCGACGGCGGCATCATGCTGCCGTTCCCGATCTGGCGCGACGGTTTCATCGGCGACGCCGACCTGGCCCAGGCGCAGCAGGCCTACGCGCGGCTGAGCCCGACGCCCGCGCGCAGCCATTTCGATGCGGTGCCGCTCAAGCGCTTCCACGACCTGCAGATCCCGCGCAGCTGGCTCTACGCCACCGACGACGTGGCGTTGCCGCCAGGCGAGTACGGCTGGCATCCGCGGCTGAGCGCGCGCCTGGGCGCCTACCGCCTGGTCAGCCTGCCGGGCAGCCACGAAGTGTGTTTCAGCGCGCCCGCGCGGCTGGCCGAGAAGATCCTGCTGGCCGGCCGCGACTGA
- a CDS encoding OmpP1/FadL family transporter: protein MQQFPHPTRRRAQRHGTPRWTTLLWTMAAVSGGAAANNGVALPGYGAQTQGLAGTSIALPLDAAASANNPAGMGAVGDRVDADLTLISAPVRSQVGTTRYKDDALIPVPTAGYNRQLNDDLSLGVSVFGHGVALDYGTPVYGTHDTLSKLQQVVLAPTLAWRVGEHQYLGLSPRLAYQRLHIAGLEGIGFQSAGADSAYGYGVALGWYGQLAPGLSAGVTWSSRIRFGRLQRYRGLLPEGRLDLPQQAGAGLAWQASDALTLAADWLWIDWSGERAYGNRIDQGGALGAADGPGFGWRSQRVLRFGAEYRLDDAWSLRLGYSRASRLIPDSQAQLAVLAPLAQYRHYALGATWRLSPQLSLTGSVTHAPGGAVASGGVQAGTRDLTYFNLGLGWTFR from the coding sequence ATGCAGCAGTTTCCACATCCAACGCGCCGCAGGGCGCAACGCCACGGCACGCCGCGCTGGACCACGCTGCTGTGGACCATGGCGGCGGTCTCCGGCGGCGCCGCCGCCAACAACGGCGTGGCGCTGCCCGGCTATGGCGCGCAGACCCAGGGCCTGGCCGGCACCTCGATCGCCTTGCCGCTGGATGCGGCGGCCTCGGCCAACAACCCGGCCGGCATGGGCGCGGTCGGCGACCGCGTCGATGCCGACCTCACCCTGATCTCGGCGCCGGTGCGCAGCCAGGTCGGCACGACGCGCTACAAGGACGACGCGCTGATCCCGGTACCGACCGCCGGCTACAACCGCCAGCTCAACGACGACCTGAGCCTGGGCGTATCGGTGTTCGGCCATGGCGTGGCGCTGGACTACGGCACGCCGGTCTACGGCACGCACGACACCCTGTCCAAGCTGCAGCAGGTGGTGCTGGCGCCGACCCTGGCCTGGCGCGTGGGCGAGCATCAGTACCTGGGCCTGTCGCCGCGGCTGGCCTACCAGCGCCTGCACATCGCCGGCCTGGAGGGCATCGGTTTCCAGTCGGCCGGTGCCGACTCCGCGTACGGCTACGGCGTCGCGCTGGGCTGGTACGGCCAACTGGCGCCGGGCCTGAGCGCCGGCGTCACCTGGTCCAGCCGCATCCGCTTCGGCCGCCTGCAGCGCTACCGCGGGCTGTTGCCGGAAGGCCGCCTGGACCTGCCGCAGCAGGCCGGCGCCGGCCTGGCCTGGCAGGCCAGCGACGCGCTGACCCTGGCCGCCGACTGGCTGTGGATCGACTGGTCCGGCGAACGCGCCTACGGCAACCGCATCGACCAGGGCGGGGCGCTCGGCGCTGCGGACGGCCCGGGTTTCGGCTGGCGCAGCCAGCGCGTGCTCCGGTTCGGTGCCGAGTATCGCCTGGACGATGCGTGGTCGCTGCGGCTGGGCTATTCCCGCGCCAGTCGCCTGATTCCCGACAGCCAGGCGCAGCTGGCGGTGCTGGCGCCGCTGGCGCAGTACCGCCACTACGCGCTGGGCGCGACCTGGCGGCTGTCGCCGCAGTTGTCATTGACCGGCAGCGTCACCCATGCGCCGGGCGGCGCGGTCGCCAGCGGCGGCGTGCAGGCCGGCACCCGCGATCTCACCTATTTCAATCTCGGCCTCGGCTGGACCTTCCGCTGA
- the catA gene encoding catechol 1,2-dioxygenase, with product MSVKIFATPDVQAFLRQVSGLDMPGGTPRVKQIVHRVLSDLFRSIDELEITPDEYWAAIAWLNDLGAAGQAGLISPGLGLDHFLDLRLDAIDAELGIDNPTPRTIEGPLYVAGAPVAHGVARLDDGSDENGHTLIMHGTVYGADGRPLPGATVEVWHCDTRGFYSHFDPTGKQAPFNMRRTIVADDNGRYRFRSIVPKGYGVPPGSPTERLLFALGRHGQRPAHIHFFIGADGHRKLTTQINIAGDPLVDDDFAYATRDGLVPAIVEHHDPASIAANGVDGPFAEIAFDFHLTPLVDGVDNQANPARRRAAA from the coding sequence ATGAGCGTCAAGATCTTCGCCACCCCCGACGTGCAGGCGTTCCTGCGCCAGGTCAGCGGGTTGGACATGCCGGGCGGCACGCCGCGGGTGAAGCAGATCGTGCACCGCGTGCTGTCGGATCTGTTCCGCAGCATCGACGAGTTGGAGATCACCCCGGACGAGTACTGGGCGGCGATCGCCTGGCTCAACGACCTGGGCGCGGCCGGGCAGGCCGGGCTGATCTCGCCCGGGCTGGGCCTGGACCACTTCCTGGACCTGCGCCTGGACGCCATCGATGCCGAACTGGGCATCGACAACCCCACCCCGCGCACCATCGAAGGGCCGCTGTACGTGGCCGGCGCGCCGGTGGCGCACGGCGTCGCCCGGCTCGACGACGGCAGCGACGAGAACGGCCACACCCTGATCATGCACGGCACCGTGTACGGCGCCGACGGCCGCCCGCTGCCCGGCGCGACGGTCGAGGTCTGGCACTGCGACACGCGCGGCTTCTATTCGCACTTCGATCCCACCGGCAAGCAGGCGCCGTTCAACATGCGCCGCACCATCGTCGCCGACGACAACGGCCGGTACCGCTTCCGCAGCATCGTGCCCAAGGGCTACGGCGTGCCGCCGGGCAGCCCGACCGAACGCCTGCTGTTCGCGCTCGGCCGGCATGGCCAGCGGCCGGCGCACATCCACTTCTTCATCGGCGCCGACGGCCACCGCAAGCTGACCACGCAGATCAACATCGCCGGCGACCCGCTGGTCGACGACGACTTCGCCTACGCCACCCGCGACGGCCTGGTGCCGGCGATCGTGGAGCACCACGACCCGGCCAGCATCGCCGCCAACGGCGTGGACGGCCCGTTCGCCGAGATCGCCTTCGATTTCCACCTGACCCCGCTGGTCGACGGCGTCGACAACCAGGCCAATCCGGCGCGCCGCCGCGCGGCCGCCTAG
- the catC gene encoding muconolactone Delta-isomerase — MLFHVTMDVNLPADMPPERAEQLKREEKARFQALQRDGRWRHIWRVVGQYANVSIFDVADNAELHALLLSLPLFPYMRIAVTPLCRHPSSLYEDDR, encoded by the coding sequence ATGCTGTTCCACGTGACCATGGACGTAAATCTTCCCGCCGACATGCCGCCCGAACGGGCCGAGCAGCTCAAGCGCGAGGAGAAGGCGCGCTTCCAGGCGCTGCAGCGCGACGGTCGCTGGCGGCACATCTGGCGGGTGGTCGGGCAGTACGCCAACGTCAGCATCTTCGACGTGGCCGACAACGCCGAACTGCACGCGTTGCTGCTGTCGCTGCCGCTGTTCCCCTACATGCGCATCGCGGTCACCCCGCTGTGCCGCCACCCCTCGTCGCTGTACGAGGACGATCGCTAG
- a CDS encoding muconate/chloromuconate family cycloisomerase, translated as MDPLPTPTRRTAPTVERVETLLLDLPTIRPHRLSVATMQGQTLMLVRLHCSDGVVGLGEGTTIGGLAYGAESPEGMKLAIDRYLAPLLVGADASGVQALMQRIGKQVKGNHFAKCAVETALLDAQGKRVGLPLSELLGGRLRERLPVAWTLASGDTARDIAEAEQMLDLRRHQVFKLKIGARPPAEDIAHVAAIKRALGARGAVRVDVNMAWSEAEAVRALPALADAGCELVEQPVASREAMQRLMQRFPLALMADEILAGPESAFLAARAPAADVFAVKIEPSGGPIAAQKVAAIAEAAGIGLYGGTMLEGPIGTVASAQVFATFPQLQWGTELFGPLLLTEQLLTEPLRYADFHLHLPAGPGLGIALDEARVQAFRRDRGRSVVAVSATAED; from the coding sequence ATGGACCCGTTGCCGACCCCCACCCGCCGCACCGCCCCCACCGTCGAGCGCGTCGAGACCCTGCTGCTCGACCTGCCGACCATCCGTCCGCACCGCCTGTCGGTGGCGACCATGCAGGGGCAGACCCTGATGCTGGTGCGCCTGCACTGCTCCGACGGCGTGGTCGGCCTCGGCGAAGGCACCACCATCGGCGGCCTGGCCTACGGCGCGGAGAGCCCGGAAGGCATGAAGCTGGCGATCGACCGCTACCTGGCGCCGCTGCTGGTCGGCGCCGACGCCAGCGGCGTGCAGGCGCTGATGCAGCGCATCGGCAAGCAGGTCAAGGGCAATCATTTCGCCAAGTGCGCGGTGGAGACCGCGCTACTGGACGCGCAGGGCAAGCGCGTCGGGCTGCCGCTGTCCGAGCTGCTGGGCGGGCGCCTGCGCGAGCGCCTGCCGGTGGCCTGGACGCTGGCCTCGGGCGACACCGCGCGCGACATCGCCGAGGCCGAGCAGATGTTGGACCTGCGCCGCCACCAGGTGTTCAAGTTGAAGATCGGCGCGCGGCCGCCGGCCGAGGACATCGCCCACGTGGCCGCGATCAAGCGTGCGCTGGGCGCGCGCGGCGCGGTGCGGGTCGACGTCAACATGGCCTGGAGCGAGGCCGAGGCGGTGCGCGCGCTGCCCGCGCTGGCCGATGCCGGCTGCGAACTGGTGGAGCAGCCGGTGGCCTCGCGCGAGGCGATGCAGCGGCTGATGCAGCGCTTCCCGCTGGCGTTGATGGCCGACGAGATCCTGGCCGGGCCGGAGAGCGCGTTCCTGGCCGCGCGCGCGCCGGCGGCCGACGTGTTCGCGGTGAAGATCGAGCCGTCCGGCGGGCCGATCGCCGCGCAGAAGGTCGCCGCCATCGCCGAGGCGGCCGGCATCGGCCTGTACGGCGGCACCATGCTGGAAGGGCCGATCGGCACCGTCGCCTCGGCGCAGGTGTTCGCCACCTTCCCGCAACTGCAGTGGGGCACCGAACTGTTCGGGCCGCTGCTGCTGACCGAGCAACTGCTGACCGAGCCGCTGCGCTACGCCGACTTCCACCTGCACCTGCCCGCCGGCCCCGGCCTGGGCATCGCCCTGGACGAGGCGCGCGTGCAGGCCTTCCGCCGCGATCGCGGCCGCAGCGTGGTGGCGGTCAGCGCCACCGCGGAGGACTGA
- a CDS encoding LysR family transcriptional regulator, which yields MDLRQLRYFVAVARERNFTRAAELLHIAQPPLSRQIQHLEEQLGTRLIVRSSRPLRLTDAGKLFYEEALQVLGRVEQMQDAARRIGRSEQRVFAIGFVASALYGGLPMLVRRLRQQRPALDIRLLELMSGEQIEALKTGRIDLGVGRIRHDDERVERFVLREERLVVALPMEHPLAASDAPLAPEALNAQRLIVYPNQPRPSFADQVLSLLHDHGIRPLAVQEVRELQTALGLVAAEMGVCVIPASVRVLRRDLHYRLLDDAHATSPIILSHRRNDSSELLPLIKRLIREMYTETPAWLDTAYNRLHLP from the coding sequence ATGGACCTGCGCCAACTTCGCTACTTCGTCGCGGTCGCCCGCGAGCGCAATTTCACCCGCGCCGCCGAACTGCTGCATATCGCCCAGCCGCCGCTGAGCCGGCAGATCCAGCACCTGGAGGAGCAACTGGGCACGCGCCTGATCGTGCGCAGCAGCCGCCCGCTGCGGCTGACCGACGCCGGCAAGCTGTTCTACGAGGAAGCGCTGCAGGTGCTGGGCCGGGTCGAGCAGATGCAGGACGCCGCGCGCCGGATCGGCCGCAGCGAGCAACGCGTGTTCGCGATCGGCTTCGTCGCCTCCGCGCTCTACGGCGGCCTGCCGATGCTGGTGCGGCGCCTGCGCCAGCAGCGTCCGGCGCTGGACATCCGTCTGCTGGAACTGATGTCCGGCGAGCAGATCGAGGCGTTGAAGACCGGCCGCATCGACCTGGGCGTGGGCCGCATCCGCCACGACGACGAGAGGGTGGAGCGGTTCGTGCTGCGCGAGGAACGCCTGGTGGTCGCGCTGCCGATGGAACATCCGCTGGCCGCCTCCGACGCGCCGCTGGCACCGGAGGCGCTGAACGCGCAGCGCCTGATCGTCTACCCCAACCAGCCGCGGCCGAGCTTCGCCGACCAGGTGCTGTCGCTGCTGCACGACCACGGCATCCGCCCGCTGGCGGTGCAGGAGGTGCGCGAACTGCAGACCGCGCTGGGCCTGGTCGCCGCGGAGATGGGCGTGTGCGTGATTCCCGCGTCGGTGCGGGTGCTGCGCCGCGACCTGCACTACCGCCTGCTCGACGACGCCCACGCCACCTCACCGATCATCCTCAGCCACCGCCGCAACGACAGCTCCGAGTTGCTGCCGCTGATCAAGCGGCTGATCCGCGAGATGTACACGGAAACGCCGGCGTGGCTGGACACCGCCTACAATCGCCTGCACCTTCCCTAG